From the Primulina tabacum isolate GXHZ01 chromosome 3, ASM2559414v2, whole genome shotgun sequence genome, one window contains:
- the LOC142538931 gene encoding LOW QUALITY PROTEIN: putative WRKY transcription factor 9 (The sequence of the model RefSeq protein was modified relative to this genomic sequence to represent the inferred CDS: deleted 1 base in 1 codon) yields MEIDLSLKLLDSQEQDIPISEVDESKLREAENRHLQEGADKGFITDELSSLQKQMNRLKGENKKLKKAVERTLKDYSDLQSKFAIVQQNNQKKDPKLILSLNGNNNEDPNEDSNRSPRIIDIISNQSILSSSREDDDAKESDELGLSLRIKVDSSKHKFGEEVERKENREDNTGVRTTQGQVQSNSLPGIMSNINLPPNKRARVSVRARCESATMNDGCQWRKYGQKISKGNPCPRAYYRCTVSPGCPVRKQVQRCLEDMSILITTYEGTHNHPLPVGTTAMASTASAAAASFMLLDQSNPFYDASVLSSPFNDQAHYPFPNPTNPHLINPSSPYNIPNLRSMNPNFLDPNKGIVLDLTNNASSSNPMAQLGYSWMPKQGNFNGNTLMNQYFPNPNKLVDEMGSKICEVANKSLLAENVSAIAADPKFRVAVAAAISSLINKESQAMSQSTPPDALVHRDGDKTESGSGSPKKNTCVLESSNTL; encoded by the exons ATGGAGATTGATTTGTCCCTCAAGTTATTAGACTCACAAGAACAAGACATCCCGATTTCGGAAGTCGACGAATCGAAGCTACGAGAAGCCGAAAATCGCCATCTTCAAGAGGGTGCTGATAAGGGTTTTATTACAGATGAG CTGTCAAGTTTGCAGAAGCAGATGAATCGCTTGAAGGGGGAGAACAAGAAATTGAAGAAAGCTGTGGAGAGAACACTGAAAGATTACAGCGATCTGCAATCCAAATTTGCTATTGTACAACAAAATAATCAGAAAAAG GATCCAAAGTTAATTCTATCACTCAATGGAAACAACAACGAAGACCCGAATGAGGATTCGAACAGAAGCCCAagaattattgatataataaGCAACCAATCGATTTTATCTTCTTCAAGAGAAGACGATGATGCTAAAGAAAGCGACGAATTAGGGTTGTCATTAAGGATCAAGGTTGATTCTAGCAAACACAAGTTCGGAGAAGAAgttgaaagaaaagaaaatagaGAAGATAACACGGGAGTTAGGACGACGCAAGGTCAAGTACAAAGCAACAGCTTGCCTGGAATTATGAGCAATATCAATTTACCACCTAATAAAAGAGCTAGGGTTTCTGTTAGAGCAAGATGTGAATCAGCCACG ATGAATGATGGATGTCAATGGAGAAAATATGGGCAAAAAATATCG AAGGGAAACCCTTGCCCTCGAGCATATTATCGTTGCACTGTTTCACCTGGATGTCCAGTAAGAAAACAG GTCCAAAGGTGCTTGGAGGACATGTCGATACTGATCACGACGTACGAAGGAACACACAATCATCCACTTCCTGTAGGTACAACGGCAATGGCATCGACAGCATCGGCCGCAGCTGCTTCTTTCATGTTATTAGATCAAAGTAACCCATTCTACGATGCATCGGTTCTATCATCGCCCTTCAACGACCAAGCGCATTACCCGTTCCCCAACCCCACAAACCCTCATCTAATAAACCCCTCATCTCCTTATAACATCCCAAACCTAAGATCCATGAACCCTAATTTTCTTGACCCTAACAAGGGCATTGTTCTTGATCTCACAAACAATGCCAGTTCTTCAAATCCCATGGCACAGTTAGGCTATTCTTGGATGCCAAAACAAGGTAACTTCAATGGGAATACACTGATGAACCAGTACTTCCCGAACCCGAATAAGTTAGTAGACGAAATGGGGTCCAAAATATGTGAGGTGGCTAACAAATCTTTGCTGGCTGAAAATGTGAGTGCGATTGCCGCTGATCCTAAGTTTAGGGTTGCTGTTGCAGCAGCCATATCCTCACTCATTAATAAAGAAAGCCAAGCAATGAGTCAGTCCACACCACCCGATGCTTTAGTTCATCGAGATGGGGACAAAACCGAAAGCGGCAGCGGTAGCCCCAAGAAAAACACTTGTGTTCTAGAATCAAGCAACACTTTATAA